The following are encoded in a window of Staphylospora marina genomic DNA:
- the grpE gene encoding nucleotide exchange factor GrpE, translating to MLDQEKRDFQQTSGEYQSQDAREPDTRPERLELHSERMELHIESSDWKDSADVHSPESEIERLRAELEDARRIAADWKAQAEEAREQLLRNMADFENFRKRARKDKEEAVKYAAVPLLESLLPVLDNFERALDLADQQEHPVSPELEAFINGIDMVYRQFLQTLGQAGLSMIEAEGRPFNPYEHNAVMQVEAGDVESGTVVEELQTGYRYLDRVLRPAMVKVSV from the coding sequence ATGCTGGATCAGGAAAAGCGGGATTTCCAGCAGACGTCCGGGGAATATCAATCTCAGGACGCGCGGGAACCCGACACCCGTCCCGAACGTCTGGAATTACATTCCGAACGTATGGAATTACATATCGAAAGTTCGGATTGGAAGGATTCGGCCGACGTGCACTCTCCTGAGTCCGAAATCGAAAGGCTGCGCGCCGAACTCGAGGACGCAAGGCGGATCGCCGCCGATTGGAAAGCTCAGGCGGAAGAAGCGCGGGAGCAGCTTCTTCGCAACATGGCTGATTTTGAGAATTTCCGGAAACGTGCCCGCAAGGACAAGGAAGAGGCCGTCAAGTATGCGGCCGTCCCCTTGCTGGAATCCTTGTTGCCGGTATTGGACAACTTTGAACGCGCTCTTGACTTGGCCGATCAACAGGAGCATCCCGTTTCTCCCGAACTGGAGGCGTTCATCAACGGGATTGACATGGTATACCGTCAATTTCTCCAGACTCTCGGGCAGGCCGGTCTCAGCATGATCGAGGCCGAAGGGCGACCTTTCAATCCGTACGAGCACAATGCCGTGATGCAGGTGGAGGCCGGGGATGTGGAGTCCGGAACGGTTGTCGAAGAGCTGCAGACCGGTTACCGATATCTGGACCGGGTTTTGCGCCCGGCCATGGTGAAGGTCAGCGTCTGA
- a CDS encoding TCP-1/cpn60 chaperonin family protein: MPDKQQFHAENEQTKLSTLLSNAAAVRSVASAVASTLGPKGLDTMLVNSSNEVIVTNDGVTILERMEVDHPAAKMIVGVAKAQQEEVGDGTTTATLLAAALVDEGVKQVARGVPVAKVIAGIQRGIRFALNKMKEKSRPIYELDHDEWLQRIAYTASREDEEITQAVIEAAQMVGREKLLEKNFRLSSCVMAHPRAENIVFSGTMIRRGRANQQMPVFKENARVLVLADSLEPETVEEEARGTDAGFAKQERLRQDFYVFVEKLIELNVGLVVIGGGIDAYAEEVLTDAGIIAVSGVNQEDLERIAEHTGARMVKRSSLRRSVEELDAFIGFCTEAEDDEVLGWFRVSGGRGKPFATILVGASTEEVVGEKERICRDAASAVQAAIRGGFVPGGGAIELAIAREVEHFRDTVQGMERFGVSAVAEALQKPMSRVVANAGFNPLEKIEQVKALQLKRQSDSLGIDCDRGTVADMIEMGVIDPLPVKAHALKAAGEVAAAILRIHTVVKMKDEPQS, translated from the coding sequence GTGCCGGACAAACAACAGTTTCACGCTGAGAATGAACAAACGAAGCTTTCCACGCTTTTGTCCAATGCCGCGGCCGTCCGTTCCGTGGCGTCCGCCGTTGCATCCACGCTCGGTCCCAAGGGACTCGACACGATGCTGGTCAACTCCAGCAACGAGGTGATCGTGACCAATGACGGCGTGACCATTCTGGAGCGGATGGAAGTGGACCACCCTGCGGCCAAAATGATCGTGGGAGTAGCCAAAGCACAACAGGAGGAAGTGGGTGACGGTACCACCACCGCCACTCTTTTGGCGGCAGCTCTGGTGGACGAGGGCGTAAAACAGGTGGCACGCGGGGTTCCCGTCGCCAAGGTGATCGCCGGCATCCAGCGGGGGATCCGTTTTGCTTTGAACAAGATGAAGGAAAAATCCCGCCCCATCTATGAACTGGATCATGATGAATGGCTTCAGCGGATTGCTTACACCGCCAGCCGGGAAGACGAGGAAATCACGCAAGCGGTCATCGAAGCCGCCCAGATGGTGGGCCGTGAGAAGCTCTTGGAAAAGAATTTCAGGCTCTCCAGCTGCGTGATGGCTCATCCCCGTGCCGAAAACATCGTGTTTTCCGGCACCATGATCCGCCGCGGGCGTGCCAATCAGCAAATGCCCGTGTTCAAGGAGAACGCCCGGGTGCTGGTGCTCGCCGACTCTCTCGAACCGGAAACGGTGGAAGAAGAAGCCCGGGGAACGGATGCCGGATTCGCCAAACAGGAAAGATTGCGCCAAGACTTTTACGTGTTTGTGGAAAAACTCATCGAGTTGAACGTGGGTCTGGTGGTGATCGGCGGCGGGATTGATGCGTATGCCGAAGAGGTTTTGACCGATGCGGGAATCATCGCCGTGTCGGGAGTGAATCAGGAAGATCTGGAACGGATTGCCGAACATACGGGAGCCCGGATGGTCAAGCGGAGCAGTCTTCGCAGATCCGTGGAAGAACTGGATGCCTTCATCGGTTTTTGCACGGAAGCCGAAGATGATGAAGTGCTCGGCTGGTTCCGTGTCAGCGGAGGTCGGGGGAAACCGTTTGCCACCATTTTGGTGGGAGCTTCCACCGAAGAAGTGGTGGGAGAAAAGGAACGCATCTGTCGGGATGCCGCATCTGCGGTCCAGGCTGCGATTCGTGGCGGTTTCGTACCGGGAGGCGGAGCCATCGAGCTGGCCATCGCCAGGGAAGTGGAGCATTTCAGGGATACCGTGCAGGGAATGGAGCGTTTCGGGGTTTCCGCCGTGGCGGAAGCATTGCAGAAGCCGATGAGCCGGGTTGTCGCCAATGCCGGATTCAATCCCCTGGAAAAAATCGAACAGGTCAAAGCGCTCCAGCTCAAAAGGCAGTCCGATTCGCTGGGCATTGACTGCGACCGGGGAACGGTGGCGGACATGATCGAAATGGGCGTCATCGATCCGCTTCCCGTCAAGGCGCATGCCCTCAAAGCGGCCGGAGAGGTGGCTGCGGCGATCCTCCGCATCCATACGGTTGTCAAGATGAAAGACGAGCCGCAATCGTAA
- the hrcA gene encoding heat-inducible transcriptional repressor HrcA: MLTERQRLILWAVIDDYIVSAEPVGSRTVSRKKGVGFSAATIRNEMADLEEMGFLEQPHTSAGRIPSQKGYRFYVDHLLKPYMWTKEDLMALHEYYAMKVDHLEQVIKHTNAVLSNLTNCVAFILGPKQMESRLKHLQIIPLHDHLAVSILVTDSGHVHQQRVTFPEGVSLSSVEKLVNLLNHRLAGVPLSKIKAVMAKELYEELKRHVEHFEKLTTLLDRILQAEDEERVYATGATRILEQPEFRDVHKLKALLDLIEGGGVLAQLVEPNSNGVQVRIGCENDLEAVNDCSIVSAPFRIVGDVVGTIGVLGPTRMDYGRIINLIDFLSKDFSRRLSTLYETE; this comes from the coding sequence GTGTCCCGCAAAAAGGGCGTGGGATTCAGCGCGGCGACCATCCGAAATGAGATGGCCGACCTGGAAGAAATGGGGTTTCTCGAGCAACCGCATACATCTGCCGGACGAATTCCTTCGCAAAAGGGATACCGTTTTTACGTTGACCATCTGCTCAAGCCATATATGTGGACCAAGGAAGATCTGATGGCGCTTCATGAATATTACGCCATGAAGGTCGATCATTTGGAACAGGTCATCAAGCACACCAACGCGGTCCTGTCCAACCTGACCAATTGCGTGGCTTTCATCCTCGGGCCGAAACAAATGGAAAGCCGGCTGAAGCACCTCCAGATCATCCCCCTGCATGATCATCTCGCCGTATCCATTCTGGTGACCGACAGCGGTCACGTTCATCAGCAACGCGTCACCTTCCCGGAGGGAGTTTCCCTTTCTTCCGTGGAAAAACTGGTTAACCTGCTGAACCATCGGCTGGCCGGGGTGCCGCTTTCCAAAATCAAGGCGGTCATGGCCAAGGAACTCTATGAAGAACTGAAACGGCATGTGGAACATTTCGAAAAGCTGACCACGCTTCTGGACCGCATTCTCCAGGCGGAAGACGAAGAGCGCGTGTATGCCACCGGTGCCACGAGGATTCTGGAGCAGCCCGAATTTCGTGACGTCCACAAATTGAAGGCACTGCTCGATCTGATCGAGGGCGGAGGGGTTCTGGCACAACTGGTTGAGCCGAACTCCAACGGTGTTCAGGTGCGCATCGGTTGTGAGAATGATCTGGAAGCGGTGAATGATTGCAGCATCGTTTCGGCACCGTTCCGAATCGTCGGGGATGTCGTCGGAACCATCGGAGTGCTCGGGCCGACCCGAATGGATTATGGTCGGATCATCAATCTTATTGACTTTTTGTCCAAAGATTTCTCCAGAAGGTTGAGCACTCTGTACGAAACAGAATAA